Proteins from one Listeria weihenstephanensis genomic window:
- a CDS encoding CDP-glycerol glycerophosphotransferase family protein, with amino-acid sequence MAKLIQTIYYFLFRLAGFLPRKQKLVMFESFSGKQYSCNPRAIYEYMQKEEPEYELLWSVNPRHTALFEEHGVPYVTRFSVKWLFTMGRAKYWISNSRLPLELPKPAKTIYVQTWHGTPLKKLGVDIDEVHMPGQTTAQYKADFVREAGKWDYLISPNAYSSKIFRSAFGYKGPMIESGYPRNDLLFSPDKGQLIADIRQKLEIPDGKRVVLYAPTWRDNDFHKAGEYKFDLKFDVAEMKARFGDDVVLLVRMHYLVAEQFDFAQYGDFIRDASSYDDIRDLYLVSDMLITDYSSVFFDYANLDRPMIFFTYDLAEYRDTLRGFYFDFEKNAPGPLVETNAQLMEEIATTLKQPAKSNSQFFQQFCEWEDGHAAEKTVKIVFKK; translated from the coding sequence ATGGCAAAATTAATCCAAACGATATACTATTTTTTATTTAGATTGGCAGGATTTTTACCGCGCAAACAAAAGTTGGTGATGTTTGAAAGTTTTTCTGGTAAGCAGTATAGCTGTAATCCGCGTGCTATTTATGAATATATGCAAAAAGAAGAACCAGAGTACGAATTATTGTGGAGCGTGAATCCTCGGCACACGGCGCTTTTTGAAGAACATGGCGTACCGTATGTGACGCGTTTTTCTGTCAAATGGTTATTCACGATGGGGCGGGCGAAATATTGGATTTCTAATAGCCGATTACCACTGGAATTACCAAAACCAGCAAAAACAATATACGTGCAAACATGGCATGGGACGCCACTTAAGAAGCTTGGAGTGGATATTGATGAGGTGCATATGCCAGGTCAAACAACGGCACAGTATAAAGCGGATTTTGTGCGAGAAGCTGGGAAATGGGACTATCTGATTTCTCCAAATGCGTATTCCAGCAAGATTTTCCGTAGTGCTTTTGGTTATAAGGGGCCGATGATTGAGTCGGGATATCCGCGTAATGATCTGCTTTTTAGTCCAGACAAGGGGCAGCTGATTGCAGATATTCGCCAAAAATTGGAGATTCCTGATGGGAAACGTGTGGTACTTTATGCGCCAACTTGGCGGGATAACGATTTTCACAAAGCAGGCGAGTATAAGTTTGATTTGAAATTTGATGTGGCGGAAATGAAGGCGCGATTTGGGGATGATGTCGTACTTTTAGTGCGGATGCATTATTTGGTGGCGGAGCAATTTGATTTCGCGCAGTACGGCGATTTTATCCGAGATGCCTCATCGTATGACGATATTCGTGATCTGTATTTGGTGAGTGATATGCTGATTACCGATTATTCTTCCGTCTTTTTTGATTATGCGAATTTAGACCGGCCGATGATCTTTTTCACGTATGATTTGGCCGAATATCGCGATACATTAAGAGGTTTTTATTTTGATTTTGAAAAAAATGCACCAGGTCCATTAGTCGAGACGAACGCGCAGCTAATGGAGGAAATTGCAACGACATTGAAGCAGCCAGCCAAGAGTAACAGCCAATTCTTCCAGCAATTTTGTGAATGGGAGGACGGGCACGCAGCGGAAAAAACTGTGAAAATCGTCTTTAAAAAGTAG
- a CDS encoding IspD/TarI family cytidylyltransferase: MIYAQILAGGKGTRMGNVSMPKQFLSLNGKPIIVHTVEKFILNNRFDKIIISSPKEWINHAEDNIKKYISDDRVVVIEGGADRNETIMNGIRYIESNFGLKEEDVIITHDAVRPFLTHRIIEDNIDAALETGAVDTVIEAIDTIVESSNHEYITDIPVRDHMYQGQTPQSFNIKKLYSHYQKLTADEKQILTDACKICLLAGDRVKLVKGEIFNIKITTPYDLKVANAIIQERIAND, from the coding sequence ATGATATACGCTCAAATTTTAGCTGGAGGAAAAGGTACGCGGATGGGAAATGTCAGCATGCCAAAACAATTTCTATCCTTGAATGGTAAGCCAATTATTGTACACACAGTGGAGAAGTTTATTTTGAATAACCGGTTTGACAAGATTATTATTTCGTCACCAAAGGAATGGATCAACCACGCGGAAGACAATATTAAAAAGTATATTTCGGATGATCGCGTTGTTGTGATTGAGGGTGGCGCTGATCGGAATGAAACAATTATGAACGGCATTCGTTACATCGAGTCGAATTTTGGCTTGAAGGAAGAGGATGTTATTATTACGCATGACGCGGTTCGTCCATTCTTGACGCACCGGATTATTGAAGATAATATTGATGCCGCGCTCGAAACTGGCGCAGTGGATACGGTAATCGAAGCGATCGACACGATTGTGGAGTCATCGAATCACGAATACATTACGGACATTCCAGTTCGTGACCATATGTATCAAGGCCAAACACCGCAAAGCTTCAACATTAAGAAATTATACAGCCACTATCAAAAACTGACGGCGGATGAAAAACAAATTTTGACGGACGCTTGTAAAATTTGCTTGCTCGCAGGAGACCGTGTGAAGCTTGTGAAGGGCGAAATCTTCAATATCAAGATTACGACACCTTATGATCTAAAAGTGGCAAATGCGATCATTCAGGAGCGTATAGCCAATGATTAA
- a CDS encoding ribitol-5-phosphate dehydrogenase, with product MINQVYRLVSERQFEVANVDESLSEEVVVVRPTHLSICAADQRYYTGSRGKEMLSKKLPMALIHEGIGEIVYDAKKEFKPGTKVVMIPNTPMETDPVIDENYLRTSKFRSSGYDGLMQDYVFMRRDRVVVLPDDINPRVAAFSELISVAVHAILRFDEKSNENRSSFGVWGDGNLGFITALLLKNWYPESKVYIFGKTPYKLDFFSFVDGAFSIDDVPADLVIDQAFECAGGRGSQYAVSQIIDLIKPEGTISLLGVSEYPIEFNSRMVLEKGLTVYGSSRSGRVDFEKTVEFLSENKRGVEYLQNLVGEVRTVKCIQDVIEAFEADLRSPWGKSVMEWKI from the coding sequence ATGATTAACCAAGTATACCGATTAGTATCGGAGCGACAATTCGAAGTTGCCAATGTCGATGAGTCTTTGAGTGAAGAGGTAGTCGTTGTTCGTCCGACGCATTTATCGATCTGTGCGGCAGACCAACGCTATTACACAGGATCTCGCGGTAAAGAAATGCTATCGAAAAAATTACCGATGGCGCTTATCCACGAAGGTATCGGTGAAATAGTTTACGACGCAAAAAAAGAATTTAAACCAGGAACAAAAGTGGTAATGATTCCAAATACGCCGATGGAGACTGATCCAGTCATCGATGAGAACTATTTGCGCACAAGCAAGTTCCGTTCGAGTGGCTATGACGGATTGATGCAGGATTATGTTTTCATGCGTCGCGACCGCGTTGTTGTTCTCCCAGATGACATCAATCCACGAGTTGCGGCCTTCTCTGAATTAATTTCAGTAGCCGTACATGCGATTTTACGTTTTGATGAAAAGTCGAATGAAAACCGCTCATCCTTTGGCGTTTGGGGTGACGGAAATCTAGGTTTCATTACAGCCTTATTATTGAAAAACTGGTACCCAGAAAGTAAAGTTTACATTTTCGGGAAAACACCGTATAAATTAGATTTCTTCTCGTTTGTCGACGGCGCATTCTCGATTGATGACGTACCGGCAGATCTAGTCATTGATCAAGCATTCGAATGTGCAGGCGGACGCGGAAGCCAGTATGCAGTTAGCCAAATTATCGATTTAATCAAACCAGAAGGCACGATCTCTTTATTGGGCGTTTCCGAATACCCGATTGAATTCAACTCCCGGATGGTATTAGAAAAAGGGCTAACCGTTTATGGAAGCAGCAGAAGCGGACGCGTTGATTTCGAGAAGACAGTAGAATTTCTTTCCGAAAACAAGCGCGGCGTTGAATACCTCCAAAATCTAGTAGGCGAAGTTCGCACCGTGAAATGCATCCAAGACGTAATAGAAGCCTTCGAAGCAGACCTCCGCAGTCCATGGGGTAAGAGCGTGATGGAATGGAAAATCTAA
- the galU gene encoding UTP--glucose-1-phosphate uridylyltransferase GalU, with protein sequence MRVKKAVIPAAGLGTRFLPATKAMPKEILPIVDKPTIQYIVEEAVASGIEDILIVTGKGKRAIEDHFDSVPELENNLREKNKLELLHLVEQTTNINLHFIRQAKPKGLGDAILQAKGFVGNEPFIVMLGDDIVESKIPCSKQLMNQYEKTHSSVIGVQTVPHEETYRYGIIDPINEYSKNLYNVKGFVEKPDPDKAPSDLAILGRYLLTPQIFDFLETQKPGAGGEIQLTDAINSLNEVQRVFAYDFEGERFDVGDKFGFIQTTMQFALKHPEIKDDVAKLIDQLYHDIHKNDIKKK encoded by the coding sequence ATGAGAGTTAAAAAAGCAGTCATTCCAGCGGCAGGACTTGGAACTCGTTTTTTACCAGCAACAAAGGCAATGCCAAAAGAAATTTTACCAATTGTAGATAAACCTACCATTCAGTATATTGTAGAAGAAGCGGTTGCATCTGGAATCGAAGACATCTTAATCGTTACTGGTAAGGGAAAACGTGCAATTGAAGATCATTTTGACTCTGTTCCTGAGCTCGAAAATAATCTTCGTGAAAAAAACAAACTAGAATTACTACATTTAGTAGAACAAACAACTAATATTAATCTACATTTCATTCGTCAAGCTAAACCAAAGGGCCTTGGTGATGCTATTCTTCAAGCAAAAGGCTTCGTTGGGAATGAACCCTTCATTGTTATGCTAGGTGATGATATTGTAGAATCAAAAATTCCATGTTCTAAACAATTAATGAACCAATATGAAAAAACACATAGCTCTGTCATTGGTGTACAAACGGTTCCTCATGAAGAAACTTATCGTTATGGCATCATAGATCCTATTAATGAGTACAGCAAAAACTTGTATAACGTAAAAGGTTTTGTTGAAAAGCCTGATCCAGATAAAGCCCCTTCAGACCTAGCAATTCTTGGACGTTACTTATTAACCCCACAAATTTTTGACTTTTTAGAAACACAAAAACCTGGGGCTGGTGGAGAAATTCAATTAACTGATGCCATTAATAGTTTAAATGAAGTTCAACGTGTTTTCGCTTATGATTTTGAAGGAGAACGATTTGATGTTGGAGATAAATTTGGTTTCATTCAAACTACAATGCAATTTGCACTAAAACATCCAGAAATCAAGGATGATGTTGCTAAATTAATTGATCAGCTTTATCATGATATCCATAAAAACGACATTAAGAAAAAATAG
- a CDS encoding glycosyltransferase family 2 protein: MNFAIIIPFYNAENRLATSVESIIKQSYGFAENIQILLINDGSTDKSGDIAEGLVRKHPKNIYQIHVKNGGPARARNIGLMHVRKDTDFVGFLDADDVYSLHMIREIANFAQSHQAINMIVPPFYYLDDFGGKQKIGAHKLNTRFEQGSRVINIQQDYKAIHFYIGGTFLRFERLKQLAFDESLRFGEDQLLITNLLLNDEEYGVVADVGYFYYRDMQGKASLVNKSWQDKTRYQPFLEAVYQTYLHESKAKFGTVIPFVQYLISYHAKLYFYKENTYFREVLTESEQEAFVLAFQKILGEIDEKYIWELDTPQVVQEMMMSIRKNGWPIHFETAPLAEVPIVSLHKNWRPNGHAELICDIEESRTALPEKSFFAAKTLFATKQAELLKRNQDVLIWDVVVRPAGTISKAKIRLKPWELRGKWFYQDANKKVELEQFRLTAELKQKVQRRLKLKRALNQ, translated from the coding sequence ATGAATTTTGCAATCATAATACCGTTTTATAACGCAGAAAATCGCCTAGCAACATCAGTCGAAAGCATAATTAAACAATCATATGGATTTGCTGAAAACATCCAAATCCTGCTTATCAATGACGGTAGCACAGATAAAAGTGGAGATATAGCGGAAGGACTCGTCCGAAAGCATCCTAAAAATATTTACCAAATTCATGTTAAGAACGGCGGTCCAGCGCGTGCACGTAATATTGGTTTAATGCATGTTCGCAAAGATACGGATTTTGTTGGCTTTCTAGATGCAGATGATGTATATTCGTTACATATGATACGTGAAATCGCGAATTTTGCGCAAAGCCATCAAGCGATAAACATGATCGTTCCGCCGTTTTATTATTTAGATGATTTCGGTGGGAAACAAAAGATTGGCGCGCACAAGCTGAATACTCGTTTTGAGCAGGGGAGTCGTGTGATTAATATTCAGCAGGATTACAAAGCAATCCATTTTTATATTGGTGGTACGTTCTTGCGCTTTGAACGGTTGAAACAGTTGGCGTTTGATGAATCGCTTCGTTTCGGTGAGGACCAGTTGCTGATTACGAATTTACTGCTAAATGACGAGGAATATGGCGTTGTGGCGGATGTTGGTTATTTTTATTATCGCGATATGCAGGGGAAAGCGTCCCTTGTGAATAAATCATGGCAAGACAAAACGCGTTACCAACCTTTTCTAGAGGCGGTTTATCAGACGTATTTGCATGAGTCAAAAGCGAAATTTGGTACAGTAATTCCGTTCGTTCAATATTTAATCAGTTATCACGCGAAATTATATTTTTACAAGGAGAATACGTATTTTCGTGAAGTACTGACAGAATCTGAGCAGGAAGCATTTGTGTTAGCCTTCCAGAAGATCTTGGGTGAGATCGACGAAAAATATATTTGGGAGCTTGATACGCCTCAAGTTGTGCAGGAAATGATGATGTCGATTCGTAAAAATGGTTGGCCGATTCATTTTGAAACAGCGCCACTTGCGGAGGTTCCAATTGTATCTTTACACAAAAATTGGCGGCCAAATGGTCACGCTGAACTGATTTGTGACATAGAAGAATCACGAACGGCATTGCCTGAGAAAAGCTTTTTTGCAGCGAAAACGTTATTTGCAACGAAACAAGCGGAGTTGCTGAAGCGGAATCAAGACGTGTTGATTTGGGATGTAGTTGTGAGGCCAGCAGGGACGATTTCCAAAGCGAAGATAAGATTGAAACCGTGGGAATTGCGCGGGAAGTGGTTTTATCAAGATGCGAATAAAAAAGTAGAGCTGGAGCAATTCCGATTGACGGCTGAACTCAAACAAAAAGTACAACGGCGACTGAAGCTAAAACGAGCGCTGAATCAATAA